From Streptomyces chrestomyceticus JCM 4735, one genomic window encodes:
- a CDS encoding GNAT family N-acetyltransferase, whose product MASTHSRSARGEVAEAITCRVAESESDRSAVIKGEFTSDTAFEVVRSEDGFTLRPVPLDPPVHKVFPDDEPENDEVSDGERRFVALDGDRVCGYVDTAYEPWNRRLTIADIEVAGPYQGRGIGRRLMELAVERARECGAGHVWLEVTNINGPAVRAYQRMGFGFCGLDTTLYDGTASEGETALFMSFPLGQS is encoded by the coding sequence GTGGCGTCAACACACAGCAGGTCAGCGAGGGGTGAGGTGGCGGAGGCCATCACCTGTCGGGTGGCGGAGAGCGAGAGCGACCGGTCCGCCGTCATCAAGGGCGAGTTCACCTCCGACACCGCTTTCGAGGTCGTCCGCTCCGAAGACGGGTTCACTCTTCGGCCAGTGCCGCTGGACCCACCGGTGCACAAGGTGTTCCCCGACGACGAGCCGGAGAACGACGAGGTTTCGGACGGCGAGCGCCGGTTCGTCGCGCTGGACGGTGATCGCGTGTGCGGCTATGTGGACACCGCGTACGAGCCCTGGAACCGGCGGCTGACCATCGCCGACATCGAGGTGGCCGGGCCGTACCAGGGCCGGGGGATCGGCCGCAGGCTGATGGAGCTCGCCGTCGAACGGGCCCGGGAGTGCGGCGCCGGGCACGTATGGCTGGAAGTCACGAACATCAACGGCCCGGCCGTCCGCGCCTACCAGCGGATGGGATTCGGCTTCTGCGGCCTGGACACGACGCTGTACGACGGCACCGCGTCCGAGGGGGAGACGGCGCTGTTCATGAGTTTCCCTCTCGGTCAGTCCTAG
- a CDS encoding amidase has translation MVKRRIATLIAFLVTGSLATGVPGPRAEAAGPGTGGASPSAGAPAGSSALPGIDLDTVTIPELQTRMADGALTSSALTRAYLNRIKTVDPKINAVLRTDPTALRQAAASDARHRRGDILGPLDGIPVLLKDNIDTRDMPTTAGSLALAGSPPDTDADLVTRLREAGAVILGKTNLSEWANFRATKPTSGWSAVGGQAHNPYVLDRNPCGSSAGSAAALAASLAQVAIGTETDGSIVCPAGMTGVVGHKPSLGLVSGSGVVPISAEQDTAGPMARNVTDAALTLSVLSGGATGSRPDAARALAEAAERHPGSLRGKRIGLWRLPSLGAEVDAVMSRTAAQLRKAGAQVVEVTPPYQKRLAELEFPALLSEFHRDIDAYLATRKGPRNLAELIEFNRAHPAERTCFAGQELFEQALVAPPTTDPGYRAMRAELKDLSQRSIDETLAAHRLDAIAAPTNPPAWTTDCARGDNDVIPSSTPAAVAGYPSLSVPAGSVGELPVGVLLTAGNHQDAKLLALGAAVEHRLNAWRAPRYLPTLGDGGSR, from the coding sequence ATGGTGAAGCGGAGAATTGCCACACTGATCGCCTTCCTGGTCACCGGCTCCCTGGCCACGGGCGTACCGGGCCCCCGCGCCGAAGCCGCCGGGCCCGGCACGGGCGGAGCGTCGCCGTCCGCAGGGGCGCCCGCCGGGTCGTCCGCGCTGCCGGGCATCGACCTCGACACCGTGACCATCCCGGAGTTGCAGACGCGGATGGCGGACGGCGCCCTGACCTCCTCGGCACTGACCCGGGCCTACCTGAACCGCATCAAGACCGTCGACCCCAAAATCAACGCGGTCCTGCGCACCGACCCCACCGCCCTGCGCCAGGCAGCCGCCAGCGACGCCAGACACCGGCGCGGCGACATCCTGGGGCCGCTGGACGGCATCCCCGTCCTCCTCAAGGACAACATCGACACCCGCGACATGCCCACCACGGCCGGATCGCTGGCCCTGGCCGGCAGTCCGCCGGACACCGACGCCGACCTGGTGACGCGGCTCCGGGAGGCGGGCGCGGTGATCCTCGGCAAGACCAACCTGTCGGAATGGGCGAACTTCCGCGCGACGAAGCCGACATCGGGCTGGTCGGCGGTCGGCGGGCAGGCCCACAACCCGTACGTACTGGACCGCAACCCGTGCGGCTCGTCCGCCGGATCGGCCGCCGCCCTCGCCGCGTCGCTGGCGCAGGTGGCGATCGGAACCGAGACGGACGGCTCCATCGTGTGCCCGGCGGGGATGACCGGTGTGGTCGGCCACAAACCCAGCCTCGGCCTGGTCAGCGGCTCCGGCGTCGTACCGATCTCCGCCGAGCAGGACACCGCGGGGCCCATGGCACGCAACGTCACCGACGCGGCGCTCACCCTCTCGGTGCTCAGCGGCGGGGCCACCGGGAGCCGGCCGGACGCCGCCCGCGCTCTCGCGGAGGCGGCGGAGCGGCACCCCGGTTCGCTGCGCGGCAAACGGATCGGACTGTGGCGGCTGCCGTCGCTCGGCGCCGAGGTGGACGCCGTGATGTCCCGTACGGCGGCACAGTTGCGCAAGGCCGGGGCGCAGGTGGTCGAGGTGACGCCGCCGTACCAGAAGCGGCTCGCCGAGCTGGAGTTCCCCGCCCTGCTGAGCGAGTTCCACCGGGACATCGACGCCTACCTCGCCACCCGCAAGGGCCCGCGCAACCTCGCCGAACTGATCGAGTTCAACCGCGCCCACCCGGCCGAACGCACCTGCTTCGCCGGGCAGGAACTGTTCGAACAGGCCCTCGTCGCACCGCCCACCACCGATCCGGGATACCGGGCGATGCGCGCCGAACTGAAGGACCTCTCCCAGCGGTCCATCGACGAGACCCTGGCCGCCCACCGCCTGGACGCCATCGCCGCGCCGACGAACCCGCCCGCGTGGACGACCGACTGCGCGCGGGGCGACAACGACGTGATCCCGTCGTCCACCCCCGCGGCCGTGGCCGGCTACCCCTCGCTGTCCGTCCCCGCCGGTTCTGTGGGCGAACTGCCCGTCGGCGTACTCCTGACGGCCGGAAACCACCAGGACGCCAAGCTGCTGGCCCTGGGAGCGGCGGTGGAACACCGTCTGAACGCCTGGCGGGCGCCGCGCTACCTGCCGACACTGGGCGACGGCGGCTCCCGGTGA
- a CDS encoding serine hydrolase domain-containing protein: protein MKRSSAGTRRPGRCAALLATASVVLALAAPVAEAAGTGGPGAGAADTAGRPSSPDACAAARSSLTASLDTLVTRHGIPGVAAELTDPRCGRWDTARGVADRETGRPMRAEDRFRIGSVTKTFTATVVLQLVAEGRIALDAPVERYLPGLIRGGDGHGYDGRTITVRQLLQHTSGLPDYTAALVQLPVEQWRFRHAEPRELIATALKIPPPEKKWHYSTTNYLLAGLIVEKVTGHGVESEVTRRILRPLGLGDTYWPGDSTRIRGSHSHSYFSATDEPDAPLADGTEWNMTFGGAGGALVSTPADVNRFFRALFGGKLLPARQLAEMKRTVPADPGRLWPGARYGLGLIASPLECGGWWWGHGGTVPGGHRALGAVGPGGRSIALALTAVPSTEQAEADYRATAETAFCAPTGDHQLKETS, encoded by the coding sequence ATGAAGAGATCATCCGCCGGGACGCGCCGGCCGGGGCGGTGTGCGGCGCTGTTGGCGACGGCGTCGGTCGTCCTGGCCCTCGCCGCGCCGGTCGCGGAGGCGGCCGGGACGGGCGGGCCGGGCGCGGGCGCGGCGGACACCGCCGGACGCCCCTCCAGCCCCGACGCCTGCGCGGCAGCGCGCAGTTCGCTCACCGCCTCCCTGGACACGCTCGTCACCCGGCACGGGATACCGGGCGTCGCCGCCGAACTGACCGACCCGCGCTGCGGCCGGTGGGACACCGCCCGTGGTGTGGCCGACCGGGAGACCGGGCGCCCGATGCGTGCCGAGGACCGGTTCAGGATCGGGAGCGTGACCAAGACGTTCACCGCGACGGTCGTCCTGCAGCTCGTCGCGGAGGGCCGGATCGCACTGGACGCGCCGGTCGAGCGCTACCTGCCCGGACTGATCCGCGGCGGCGACGGCCACGGCTACGACGGCCGCACGATCACCGTACGGCAGTTGCTCCAGCACACCAGCGGCCTTCCCGACTACACCGCGGCCCTCGTCCAGCTTCCCGTGGAGCAGTGGCGGTTCCGCCACGCCGAACCCCGCGAACTGATCGCCACCGCCCTGAAGATACCGCCTCCCGAGAAGAAGTGGCACTACTCGACCACCAACTACCTCCTCGCCGGTCTCATCGTCGAGAAGGTCACCGGGCACGGGGTCGAGTCGGAAGTGACCCGCCGGATCCTCCGGCCGCTCGGCCTGGGCGACACCTACTGGCCCGGCGACAGTACGCGCATCCGCGGTTCGCACTCGCACAGTTACTTCTCCGCCACCGACGAGCCGGACGCACCGCTGGCCGACGGCACCGAGTGGAACATGACCTTCGGCGGCGCCGGCGGCGCCCTGGTCTCCACGCCCGCCGACGTGAACCGGTTCTTCCGCGCCCTGTTCGGCGGGAAGCTGCTGCCCGCGCGCCAGCTCGCCGAGATGAAGCGCACCGTGCCCGCCGACCCGGGCCGGCTGTGGCCCGGCGCCCGGTACGGACTCGGGCTGATCGCCTCGCCGCTGGAGTGCGGCGGCTGGTGGTGGGGGCACGGCGGGACGGTGCCCGGCGGACACCGCGCGCTGGGCGCTGTCGGCCCCGGCGGCCGGAGCATCGCGCTCGCCCTGACCGCGGTGCCCAGCACCGAACAGGCCGAAGCCGATTACCGGGCGACCGCTGAGACCGCCTTCTGCGCTCCCACCGGCGACCACCAGCTCAAGGAGACCTCATGA
- a CDS encoding alpha/beta fold hydrolase — protein sequence MTATRPATASSPAAISRRAVRRSATIALALAACLATSPGLARAAAPAPAPGLSGYYHQHLTWGRCATGPDDAAGRDLDRAGVQCADVTVPLDYAAPQGRTISIAVSRLKATDTRHRIGAILLNNGGPGGPALSSPPDIRKAMKKVGPRYDIIGFDPRFVGRSTPLNCGWPVGTHFVSAGLSRASFERQVAFQKSLADKCRAAAPTVLPHISTRNTARDMDVIRGALGERKISYLGYSYGTYLGTVYTQMFPGRYDRVVLDGALAPDDYTPRQLRYAIEENDRALAAWADWAARRDATYHLGRTRSQVLATIGRVLEASAQRPLTIGTAPERYRIDDTQIPFLLFAAISDDTDRTRAVLGEQLSVLVKAAAGQPTRLSPEFVQLLRFLQTDDEPGGVQAAIMCGDKPAPRDPEVYWRDIQRDRAKHPLLGPMADNIGPCAFWDRPREEPTQVRRDAPALIVAATGDPRTTYRSSLALHGLLPSSRLVTLKGANRHALYGEYGNACVDAKVNRYLATGKLPAADETCVK from the coding sequence ATGACCGCCACCCGCCCGGCGACCGCATCCAGCCCGGCGGCCATCTCCCGCCGAGCCGTGCGCCGCTCCGCGACAATCGCCTTGGCCCTGGCGGCCTGCCTCGCCACCTCCCCCGGCCTGGCCCGTGCCGCCGCGCCCGCCCCCGCTCCCGGCCTCAGCGGCTACTACCACCAGCACCTCACCTGGGGCCGTTGCGCCACGGGCCCCGACGACGCGGCGGGCCGCGACCTCGACCGGGCCGGCGTGCAGTGCGCGGACGTGACCGTACCGCTCGACTACGCCGCTCCCCAGGGCCGTACGATCAGCATCGCCGTCTCCCGGCTCAAGGCGACCGACACCCGCCACCGCATCGGCGCGATCCTGCTCAACAACGGCGGACCCGGCGGCCCCGCCCTGTCGTCTCCGCCGGACATCCGCAAAGCGATGAAGAAGGTCGGGCCGCGCTACGACATCATCGGCTTCGACCCGCGCTTCGTCGGCCGCAGCACCCCGCTGAACTGCGGCTGGCCCGTGGGTACCCACTTCGTCTCGGCCGGTCTGAGCCGTGCGAGCTTCGAGCGCCAGGTCGCCTTCCAGAAGAGCTTGGCCGACAAGTGCCGGGCCGCCGCGCCGACGGTCCTGCCGCACATCAGCACCCGCAACACGGCCCGCGACATGGACGTCATCAGGGGCGCGCTCGGCGAACGGAAGATCTCCTACCTGGGCTACTCGTACGGCACCTACCTGGGCACCGTCTACACCCAGATGTTCCCCGGCCGCTACGACCGGGTCGTACTCGACGGAGCGCTCGCACCCGACGACTACACACCCCGGCAGCTTCGGTACGCCATCGAGGAGAACGACCGGGCCCTCGCCGCCTGGGCCGACTGGGCGGCCCGCCGCGACGCCACGTACCACCTCGGCCGTACGCGCTCCCAGGTGCTCGCCACCATCGGCCGGGTCCTCGAAGCGTCCGCGCAGCGCCCGCTGACGATCGGCACCGCGCCGGAACGCTACCGTATCGACGACACGCAGATTCCGTTCCTGCTCTTCGCCGCGATATCCGACGACACCGACCGGACGCGGGCCGTACTCGGCGAGCAGCTCTCCGTACTGGTCAAGGCCGCGGCCGGGCAACCGACCCGGCTGTCCCCGGAGTTCGTTCAACTGCTGCGGTTCCTCCAGACCGACGACGAGCCCGGCGGCGTGCAGGCCGCGATCATGTGCGGGGACAAGCCCGCACCGCGCGACCCCGAGGTCTACTGGCGGGACATCCAGCGCGACCGCGCCAAGCACCCGTTGCTCGGTCCGATGGCCGACAACATCGGCCCGTGCGCCTTCTGGGACCGGCCACGCGAAGAGCCCACCCAGGTACGGCGTGACGCCCCGGCCCTGATCGTCGCCGCCACCGGCGACCCTCGGACCACGTACCGGAGCAGTCTGGCACTGCACGGCCTGCTGCCGAGTTCCCGGCTCGTCACGCTCAAGGGTGCCAACCGCCACGCCCTCTACGGTGAATACGGCAACGCCTGCGTGGACGCCAAGGTCAACCGGTACCTGGCCACCGGCAAACTGCCGGCGGCGGACGAGACCTGCGTCAAGTAG
- a CDS encoding LysE family transporter, giving the protein MTEALLTGLLAGYGIAMPVGAMAVLIVTLSAQVSWRHGMAAALGVATADGLYALVAVVGGAAFAEAITAVARPLRLVGAAVLVLIALRGLVTAVRVHQARTERPPTVGASLSRTYIGMVGLTLLNPVTIVYFGALVVGRQAAASTTAASAVFVAAAFAASASWQVLLASGGALLGRLLTGDRGRLAMAVLGNSVILLLAVRLAWTAMA; this is encoded by the coding sequence ATGACCGAAGCGCTTCTGACCGGACTGCTCGCCGGCTACGGCATCGCCATGCCCGTCGGCGCCATGGCGGTGCTCATCGTCACGCTGTCCGCGCAGGTCTCGTGGCGCCACGGTATGGCGGCCGCGCTCGGGGTGGCTACTGCGGACGGGCTGTACGCGCTCGTCGCCGTCGTCGGCGGGGCGGCGTTCGCGGAAGCGATCACCGCTGTCGCCCGGCCTCTGCGACTTGTCGGCGCTGCCGTACTCGTACTCATCGCCCTGCGCGGCCTGGTGACCGCTGTGCGCGTTCACCAGGCCCGGACGGAGCGGCCGCCGACCGTCGGCGCGTCGCTGTCACGCACGTACATCGGCATGGTCGGTCTGACGCTCCTCAACCCGGTCACCATCGTCTACTTCGGCGCCCTGGTCGTCGGCCGCCAGGCCGCTGCCTCCACGACCGCCGCCAGTGCGGTCTTCGTGGCCGCCGCCTTCGCCGCCTCGGCGAGCTGGCAGGTTCTGCTGGCCTCGGGCGGCGCCCTGCTCGGCCGCCTGCTCACCGGTGACCGGGGCCGCCTGGCCATGGCCGTCCTCGGTAACAGCGTGATCCTGCTGCTCGCTGTCCGTCTTGCCTGGACGGCCATGGCCTGA
- a CDS encoding GNAT family N-acetyltransferase, whose protein sequence is MHTTVLLRAAATPAAPALTLRPWAENNVAALIEAYRDPQLRRWASVPMDSEADGLRWIEAEQQGWAAGDRLAFAVLEAASDAPPRLAGNVVLKNAVPGKPVAEVGYWTAAWARGRGVAPRALEALTAWSFDTFRADGLECLELLHQADNVASCRVAEKCGYGFDRILPASPPLYPLDGHLHLRRTAV, encoded by the coding sequence GTGCACACCACCGTCTTACTCCGGGCCGCCGCGACGCCTGCCGCCCCCGCTCTCACCCTGCGCCCCTGGGCCGAGAACAACGTCGCCGCGCTGATCGAGGCGTACCGGGATCCGCAACTGCGCCGCTGGGCAAGCGTTCCCATGGACAGCGAGGCCGACGGGCTGCGATGGATCGAGGCCGAGCAGCAGGGCTGGGCCGCGGGCGACCGGCTCGCTTTCGCCGTCCTGGAAGCGGCCTCCGATGCGCCACCGCGGCTGGCGGGCAACGTGGTGCTCAAGAACGCCGTGCCCGGCAAGCCCGTCGCCGAGGTCGGCTACTGGACCGCGGCATGGGCCCGGGGACGCGGTGTGGCACCCCGGGCCCTTGAGGCCCTCACCGCCTGGTCCTTCGACACGTTCCGGGCCGACGGCCTGGAGTGCCTTGAACTGCTGCACCAGGCGGACAACGTGGCGTCCTGCCGGGTCGCGGAGAAGTGCGGTTACGGGTTCGACCGCATCCTGCCGGCGTCGCCGCCGCTCTACCCGCTCGACGGCCATCTGCATCTTCGACGCACAGCCGTCTGA
- a CDS encoding D-alanine--D-alanine ligase, whose protein sequence is MRVVILSGGESSERDVSLASGWSVARALLERGHEVTLVDPAAAVPVLAGPLRPGDTVAGVAVGKEPPSRAERHRLRSRLHAALTGGPVLELLRGADLVFLALHGGWGEDGHVQAVLEMAGVPFTGADSATCAAAWHKGRTQAVLGAAGLRVAERALWRPAVSDVPPDVERLATAGPVVAKPVADGSSVSVHRVDSLSQLGQIAAELRSEEVELMVEPFLPGREFTVAVVGDQVLPVIEIELTTPVFDYTAKYQPGAAVEVCPARIPDALASRLQESALRAHRALGFGSGTYSRTDFRCDADGEPMCLEVNALPGLTATSLVPLAATGAGWTYSDLIQRIVDLATR, encoded by the coding sequence ATGCGTGTTGTGATCTTGAGCGGTGGAGAGAGTTCGGAACGAGACGTCTCCCTGGCCTCGGGCTGGTCGGTCGCCCGGGCCCTGCTGGAACGCGGACATGAGGTGACGCTGGTCGACCCGGCGGCCGCGGTGCCGGTCCTGGCCGGGCCGCTGCGCCCCGGGGACACGGTCGCGGGAGTCGCGGTCGGCAAGGAGCCGCCGTCGCGCGCGGAGCGTCACCGGCTGCGGTCGCGCCTGCACGCCGCCCTGACCGGCGGCCCGGTCCTGGAGCTGCTGCGCGGCGCCGATCTGGTGTTCCTGGCCCTGCACGGTGGCTGGGGCGAGGACGGGCACGTACAGGCCGTGCTGGAGATGGCGGGCGTACCGTTCACCGGCGCGGACAGCGCGACCTGCGCGGCGGCGTGGCACAAGGGGCGGACGCAGGCGGTGCTGGGCGCGGCGGGGCTGCGGGTGGCCGAGCGGGCGCTGTGGCGTCCCGCGGTGTCCGACGTGCCGCCGGACGTCGAGCGGCTGGCGACGGCCGGGCCGGTGGTGGCCAAGCCGGTCGCGGACGGTTCGAGTGTGTCGGTCCACCGCGTCGACTCGCTGTCGCAACTGGGACAGATCGCCGCCGAGCTGCGCTCCGAGGAGGTGGAGCTGATGGTCGAACCGTTCCTGCCCGGGCGGGAGTTCACCGTGGCCGTGGTCGGCGACCAGGTGCTCCCCGTGATCGAGATCGAGCTGACGACGCCGGTGTTCGACTACACGGCCAAGTACCAGCCCGGGGCGGCCGTCGAGGTCTGCCCGGCGCGCATTCCGGACGCCCTGGCGTCCCGGCTCCAGGAGTCGGCCCTGCGGGCGCACCGGGCCCTGGGATTCGGCAGCGGCACGTACTCGCGTACCGACTTCCGCTGCGACGCGGACGGCGAGCCGATGTGCCTCGAAGTGAACGCGCTCCCGGGCCTGACGGCGACGAGCCTGGTGCCGCTCGCGGCGACCGGGGCCGGCTGGACCTACTCCGACCTGATCCAGCGCATCGTGGACCTCGCGACGCGCTGA
- a CDS encoding DUF4142 domain-containing protein: MVRSVGRWRSVTGGVRPRFSVGTGLVIAGLSLTAVAILLPVRLFASSGSAAGSSASGAQDDGLGVWNTPSGPLTPLDREFVGKVRQAGLWELPAGRQALQRGKRQAVRHAGRHLTEGHTDLNRRTADAARALAVTLPGQPTPEQQGWLAQLDAAEGDTYERLFVNLARRAHGKVFSLVAQVRANTRNAVIRDLATRANSVVLDHITALEQTGLVDFGALDGGPVSGGSGTATVAPPPAK, from the coding sequence ATGGTGCGAAGCGTCGGACGGTGGCGTTCGGTGACCGGCGGTGTCCGGCCGCGGTTCTCGGTGGGCACCGGACTGGTCATCGCGGGTCTTTCCCTTACGGCCGTGGCCATTCTGCTGCCGGTGCGGTTGTTCGCGAGCAGCGGCAGCGCCGCGGGCAGTTCGGCTTCCGGTGCGCAGGACGACGGGCTCGGAGTGTGGAACACACCGTCGGGCCCGCTGACACCGCTCGACCGGGAATTCGTCGGAAAGGTACGGCAGGCCGGGCTGTGGGAGCTTCCCGCCGGCCGGCAGGCCCTGCAACGCGGAAAGCGGCAGGCCGTGCGGCACGCCGGCCGGCATTTGACGGAGGGGCACACCGATCTCAACCGGCGGACCGCCGACGCGGCCCGGGCACTGGCCGTCACGCTCCCCGGGCAGCCGACTCCCGAGCAGCAGGGCTGGCTCGCGCAACTCGACGCGGCCGAAGGTGATACGTACGAGCGGCTCTTCGTGAACCTGGCGCGCCGCGCGCACGGGAAGGTCTTCTCCCTCGTCGCCCAAGTCCGGGCGAACACCCGTAATGCGGTGATCCGGGACCTGGCCACACGGGCCAATTCCGTCGTCCTCGATCACATCACGGCCCTGGAACAGACCGGACTGGTCGACTTCGGGGCACTCGACGGCGGACCGGTATCCGGTGGGTCCGGCACGGCTACGGTGGCGCCGCCACCCGCGAAGTGA
- a CDS encoding DUF1996 domain-containing protein, producing the protein MKRQQRISARAARPHKRTRLSKRSGALIVTALAACGGTAVIAAQALAGTGAGGSGGAGGTGAAGDGASVAGRTIGCPDVGQRLRSLPAQAAPEVNRNLGQLEGQVARAFQRWAADPGARDRVLDELERDRGATIGRISDALRRAGGQPGALDRLSACRTTGETATAQSAPRGARDGNSADNGPFRNDFVDIRTVRPNTGGGGDRGGRGGRGGSFRSECGRNENGHNNPDNLIVAPGVSNGAHHLHDYVGNLATDAFSSDNELAGAGTTCANGDRSTYYWPVLRLRDNGRERDANAPGGGQDGNVGTIVRPAEVSLTFDGGGAEKVTAMPPFLRVLTGDAKALTNGPANANASWSCTGFEDRQLRNKYPICPRGSKVLRSLAFPNCWDGRDTDSANHRTHVVFPGRNGQCRSGFRPIPRLVQRLTYAIPPNTLYAVDSFPDQLHNPVTDHGDFINLMPQRLMRTAVDCVNSGRDCR; encoded by the coding sequence ATGAAACGGCAGCAGCGGATATCGGCGCGGGCGGCTCGTCCGCACAAGAGGACACGTCTGTCGAAGCGGAGCGGGGCGCTGATCGTCACGGCGCTGGCCGCCTGCGGGGGTACGGCGGTGATCGCCGCCCAGGCGCTGGCGGGCACCGGAGCGGGCGGGTCGGGAGGAGCGGGCGGGACGGGAGCGGCCGGCGACGGGGCTTCGGTGGCCGGGCGGACGATCGGCTGTCCGGACGTGGGCCAGCGGCTGCGCAGCCTTCCGGCGCAGGCGGCGCCCGAGGTGAACCGGAACCTCGGGCAGTTGGAGGGCCAGGTCGCCAGGGCGTTCCAGCGCTGGGCAGCCGACCCGGGCGCGCGGGACCGTGTACTGGACGAGTTGGAGCGGGACCGCGGCGCCACCATCGGGCGCATCTCGGACGCGCTGCGCCGGGCCGGCGGACAGCCCGGCGCCCTCGACCGGCTGAGCGCGTGCCGTACGACCGGAGAGACCGCCACCGCACAGAGCGCTCCCCGGGGCGCGCGGGACGGGAACAGCGCGGACAACGGCCCGTTCCGCAACGACTTCGTCGACATCAGAACCGTACGTCCGAACACCGGAGGCGGCGGAGACCGGGGCGGGAGAGGCGGGCGGGGCGGTTCCTTCCGCTCGGAATGCGGGCGCAACGAGAACGGTCACAACAACCCGGACAACCTGATCGTGGCGCCGGGCGTCAGCAACGGCGCCCACCACCTGCACGACTACGTCGGAAACCTGGCGACGGACGCGTTCTCCTCCGACAACGAACTGGCCGGGGCCGGTACGACCTGCGCCAACGGGGACAGGTCCACCTATTACTGGCCGGTGCTGCGGCTGCGGGACAACGGGCGGGAAAGAGACGCCAATGCGCCCGGCGGCGGCCAGGACGGGAATGTGGGCACGATCGTACGGCCCGCCGAAGTCTCGCTCACCTTCGACGGAGGCGGAGCGGAAAAGGTCACCGCCATGCCGCCTTTCCTGCGCGTTCTCACCGGTGACGCGAAAGCGCTGACGAACGGCCCGGCCAACGCCAATGCCTCGTGGAGCTGCACCGGTTTCGAGGACCGGCAGCTCAGGAACAAGTACCCGATCTGCCCCCGGGGCAGCAAGGTCCTACGGTCACTGGCGTTTCCCAACTGCTGGGACGGGCGCGACACCGACAGCGCCAATCACCGTACGCATGTGGTCTTTCCGGGCCGGAACGGGCAGTGCCGCAGCGGATTCCGCCCGATTCCCCGGCTGGTGCAGCGGCTGACCTACGCCATTCCGCCGAACACGCTGTACGCGGTGGACAGTTTCCCCGACCAGTTGCACAACCCGGTGACGGACCACGGTGACTTCATCAACCTGATGCCGCAGCGGCTGATGCGTACGGCCGTGGACTGCGTCAATTCCGGCCGCGACTGCCGCTGA